Below is a genomic region from Flammeovirgaceae bacterium SG7u.111.
ATTATGGATAATCTTTATACTACGAAGCCCGATGGGATTTGTGGAAATGAGGACGTTGGACAAATGTCCGCTTGGTATGTGATGTCTGCACTTGGGTTTTACCAAGTGAATCCAGCAAACGGTGAGCTCATTTTTGGCAGTCCTTTGGTAAATGATGCAGTGCTTCAGATGGATGATAATAGCAGGTTGCATATTCAGGTGAATAACAATAGTGGGGAAAATAAATATATCAAACAGGTTTCTTTTAATGGGAAGCCGTATTCTAAATCGTCTATTTCTTACAAGGAATTAGCAAAAGGTGGTGACTTAATTATCGAAATGGATAGTGTGCCATCGGTCGATTGGGGTGTGCTAGAAAAAGACTTCCCAAAGTCAAGCCATTAATAATTGTTAACCAAAAAAATGGAGAAATATCAGTAATCTTAAAGGTAAGGGAACTGTCAATAGAGTACCTAGAAGAGTGTAAAATAAAGTATAGAATTTAATTAAATGTATTTCGTAAATTAAGAAGAGTATGTCAAATAAGACAATTGTTGGAGTTGATATAGGTGGTACGAGTATCAACATTGGTTTGGTTCGGGGAGGACAATTGGTCAAAAAAATAAAATGTGCAACACCGGCTTTTGAAGCGAAAGAGGTTGTGATTAAGGCTGTGATAGATGGGATTGAAAATATATCGGCAAATCATGAGATTGAAGGCATAGGTATAGGAGTTCCCGGCTTGTTGGATGTGCATGCAGGTATTGTATATGATTTGAATAATATCCCTTCTTGGGATGAAGTTCATTTGGCGAAAGCCATCGAGGAGTATTTTTGTGTAACAGTATACCTAGCCAATGATGCTAATTGTTTTGTAGTAGGCGAAAAAGTATATGGTGAAGGAGCTTCCTATAATAGTATTGCGGGCATTAGCTTGGGAACAGGTATTGGAATGGGTTTTATTCTCAACAATCAGCTTCATTCAGGTATAAAATCGGCCGCTGGTGAAGTGGGAGCTATTCCTTATTTGTTTCATAATTATGAGCATTATTGTAGTGGTAAATTTTTTCAACAAGAATTTGGTTTAGATGGGGATTTGGTTTTTCAGCGAGCGTTGGATGGTGATGTAGTCTCTAAAGGAATTTTCAAGCAATTCGGTTCGCATTTAGGGCATTTGCTGAAGCACTTAATGTACATAATGGCACCTGAGGCAATATTTATTGGAGGATCTATTAAAGAAGCATTTCCGTTTTTCTCAGAGTCCATGTGGGAGGTTCTTCATACATTTCCATACAAAAGAGTGCTTGACTCCATGGTAATTGAAAAATCAGAAATGAATGATATAGCCATTATGGGTGCTGCCGCAGTTTATGAAATTAATGCTTGCAAAGTAGAGGCAACTGTCCAAAGAATAGCACTTTAACTAAAAGTCAGCAATCAGTAAGATAAATCTCCAATCCGATAAGAAGTATAGTATGTCAACCAATCTCATTGAAGTAGTAACGGATTCTGTTGCCTCGTGTGTGAATGCGGAGCTCGGAGGAGCCGATCGTGTAGAGTTATGTGATAATTTGTTTGAAGGAGGTACAACTCCAAGTGCTGGGATGATAAAACTCGTTAGACAAAAGGTCAAAATAGACCTCATGGTTATGATTCGCCCAAGGGGAGGTGATTTTCTTTATAGCCCAGAGGAGTTGGAGGTAATGAAAGAGGATATAAAGGTTGCGAAAGAACTAGGTGTAAATGGTGTTGTTTTTGGCTTACTTACCCCCGATGGCGTTATTGATAAAAATAAAACGAAAGAGCTTATTGAGATAGCCCGCCCCCTGAGTGTTACCTTTCATCGCGCATTTGACATGGTAACAGATCCTTTTCAGGCTTTGGAAGATTTGATAGAGCTGGGAGTGGATCGTATACTTTCATCGGGTTTAGAACGCTCGGCGCTGGAAGGAGTTGATTTGCTAAAAGAACTCATTGAAAAAGCTGGAGGTCGTATTATCATTTTAGTTGGAGGAGGTATCCGTCCGCATAATATTGAGAAAATAGTAGCTAAAACAGGAGCTAAAGAATGCCATGTTTCTGGAAGAAAGCCTGTAGAAAGTGGAATGCGATTCAGGAATGGGCGTGTGTCTATGGGAGGTGCTTTGCAACTTCCTGAATACAGTATTTCTGTTGTAGATAGTAGCGTGATTCAATCCTTTCGCAAATAGTACAGGTCTATCCAAATATATACAATGAAGTTGTCTAAAGTAAAGTCTTTCGGCTACGAATGGTTGATTTCGCCCTATGCTTCCAGTAGCGACTGCCCGGTCATTTTTCCTTAAATAATCACTATTATTCGCGTCAAAATTGAATACCCTTCTCTCTTTCGCTATGAAACCCTTACTTTAGGTAACTTCAATTAGTTTTTGAGCCAGACTTTTGAGTCTGGCCATTTTATTTTTCTCTAGTTAATCATCGATATTGAAATTTATTGAGCAACACTAAGCGGTTTTTTTTCCTCTGGGTCTTTTGCCATAATATGGGCAATACAAAGAGCTTCTAGTTCTTTGGTACGCTCATTTGGGTAAAGGTTTTTGCTTTTGTGAGTGAGT
It encodes:
- a CDS encoding copper homeostasis protein CutC yields the protein MSTNLIEVVTDSVASCVNAELGGADRVELCDNLFEGGTTPSAGMIKLVRQKVKIDLMVMIRPRGGDFLYSPEELEVMKEDIKVAKELGVNGVVFGLLTPDGVIDKNKTKELIEIARPLSVTFHRAFDMVTDPFQALEDLIELGVDRILSSGLERSALEGVDLLKELIEKAGGRIIILVGGGIRPHNIEKIVAKTGAKECHVSGRKPVESGMRFRNGRVSMGGALQLPEYSISVVDSSVIQSFRK
- a CDS encoding ROK family protein translates to MSNKTIVGVDIGGTSINIGLVRGGQLVKKIKCATPAFEAKEVVIKAVIDGIENISANHEIEGIGIGVPGLLDVHAGIVYDLNNIPSWDEVHLAKAIEEYFCVTVYLANDANCFVVGEKVYGEGASYNSIAGISLGTGIGMGFILNNQLHSGIKSAAGEVGAIPYLFHNYEHYCSGKFFQQEFGLDGDLVFQRALDGDVVSKGIFKQFGSHLGHLLKHLMYIMAPEAIFIGGSIKEAFPFFSESMWEVLHTFPYKRVLDSMVIEKSEMNDIAIMGAAAVYEINACKVEATVQRIAL